GCGGGCTAAAGAAACGAGGCGCGCCAGACAGCCTGCTCCACTGAGATCGAGGGCATGACTGGCCCGGTCATCTCCGGCGATCGTCTGGGCCTTGCGGGATACTCGATGCCGCATAGCCGCGTGGCATACTGCGTGCTAAGCGCCCGTGCGTTATACCATAAAGGAGTCCCGTACCATGTCCTTCACAAACCAAACACCCTGCCGCGTTCTTGTCGTGGAGGACGATGAATCGATCGTGGAGATGGTTCAGATGCTCTTGGAGATGAGCGGCTACGCGGTTATCGCAGCGGAGGATGGCGTAGCAGCCGTCCAACACCTGCACGTAGCCTCGGCGCTACCCCATGTCATTCTGCTCGATCTTCAGATGCCGCGCATGGATGGTCGCACATTTCTCGCGGCTCAGCGGTCCAACCCGCAGTGGTCTGCTATTCCCGTGATCATCCTGTCGGCCAGCTACGATACTAACGTCGTGCAGCAGGAGCTAGACGTTCAGGCGTCAATTTGCAAGCCGTTCGACCCGGCGCGGCTGCTCGATCTTGTCGCCCACTTCTGCCCATGATCCAGGTTCGACGAGCGTCGGCTCAACCGCGACAGCCGGTGCCGCGTCGCAGGAGTCATTGAGCAGCCGCCCGGCAACTACCCGTACCACCCGATTCATGCCCCGATTGCTTGTGCTGACACAAACAAAAACGCCGCACTCTCATGCGGCGTTTCGCGTGGCGACCCCGGACGGATTGGTTTGTCCTTCAGGTTACAGGATCGGGCTCGTCCCGGCGCAGGATGACGCCGTGGACAAGCCTGACGGACCGCAGCAGGGAGCATCGGCTAGATCCGATGCTCCCTGCTTGAATCATCACTTGTTTTGGTGAATAGTGATGGTACCTTTCTTCGTGACAAGCGTTGGGTCCGCGTCGAACGCCGCACCCATTTGGGTATCGTAGACGATCGCATCGCCGTTGTTCTTGTCCCAGATCATGATACGGATCTTGTCGTCGGTGTTGCCATTACCCGCAGCCCCGCCGTCGATCACCGCTACCATAAAGCCGTAGTTACCCGTACCGTTAATCGTGCCGGTGCCCTGGTACTGTGCTTTTTCACCAGCCACGATGAGCCACTCATAGGTCGTGCTGAAGAACTCCAGGCTGCCCAGAGAGAACATAAGTGTAGTCTCCCCTCGGGGCGCGGTCATGTCATTGGTATAGTTGGCTTTGATGCCAACTTCAGCCGCTCCCTGGAGCGATGGATCGGGCACATACGCGCCCGCAGGTGAATTGATGCTGTCTTTACCAGTAACATGGCCCCTACCTGGATCATACACCACAACATACCGGAAGATTGCCGAGCCAGAGCCTCCGTCGTCGTCGGTGACGCTGATCTTGAGTGTGTAGATACCAGGAGTGGTGTAGATGCGGCTGCCC
This region of Herpetosiphonaceae bacterium genomic DNA includes:
- a CDS encoding response regulator, coding for MSFTNQTPCRVLVVEDDESIVEMVQMLLEMSGYAVIAAEDGVAAVQHLHVASALPHVILLDLQMPRMDGRTFLAAQRSNPQWSAIPVIILSASYDTNVVQQELDVQASICKPFDPARLLDLVAHFCP